The nucleotide window TGAAGAACTTTATTCCcaacaaaaaataattattCAAAATCATGATTACCACATAAAATAATGAACTATAGGCGGTTCTTCAGGCCAAAATTGCATGCTTTTATTTTTACTCTAAAATTTTTCCACTTTCAAATCATGATTTCCAAGTACTTCTAGATGTGACGCAACTCAAAAATTTTGATCAgatatatttatgattttccGAAGTCAAAAAACCGAACAAATCATAAAAACAGAAACGAATAAAATTGAATCTAAACTTTTGAAGTCAGTCACTCTTCAACCAGCTTCTAAAATCACCGAAATAATAATTAATTCACTTAATTGTGCATAATCAATCCCTTGATATTGTAACAACGAGTGGTGCCCTCCTTTTCACACACCAGTATGAATTGCACTTTAATTAGTCTGAATAATGTTGTTTGTTATTTGCACACAGCAGTTTTGTGATTCTGGAGAGCCCCTTTAGAATCCAAACGATATGTGATGCCTTTTGGaaacttcaaattcaaaatgaTAGGATGTAACttcaaaatgaaagattggaaTAATATCAAGTTAGGGTCCCATATTTATTATTGACCATCTCATTGCATTGTCCATTTCAGTTCGTGGAATGgcaataaacaaaaattattaaccaaaaaaaataaaattgttacATAAACAACAAATGAAAGCACCATCTCAACGGCTATCCCTTCATTTTTTCTTGAGCAATTCTGAAAATGTAAACGAGAAGTGAGAAGAGAGATGTAGCAGCAGCAGCTTCTCTTTCGTTATCAAGCAACTTCCCCCGTCCAAAATGTTAAGCAAGCAGCACcaacttttcctttttctcttctctttctttttcttcaagcaCAACCTCTTTCTCTCTGAGAACCTCTACTGTTACTGTATTAGGTTGTTGAAGAAGATGATTTGTTGAGGACTCTCTCCTAACAATCCAAGCTTCATTTGCTCTATACGTACTCCATTTCGCAATTCCCCTTACCTTCCACTCTTGCAAATCTCAGTTTCAGCTCGAtatactctttttctttttaggtatttTTGGTTTGAGCATCACCTTTCATGAAAGTAGTCGACCTTGCACACTAATCTGTGAGAAGTATCACAGCACCAACCTTCTCCATCAAGTTATGTCTGCTTCACAAACCATAATCAGtcatttcaaattctaaaaCAGAGAGATATTAGATCAAATTTAAGGGATTAAGAACCGTAcgtaatgccttttggtttaGTCTCAGCATGGAACAAGCGCAGAAGGTCCAAATCCTATGACCACACAGACCCTTGTATGTTCTTCCATtctgtcttcttctctttctctgcaaatttttttttcagggtCCTCATCAACTTTGAATGATGATTTACCTACTCACTTTCAGGGACTTATAAGCCAGTGGAGTTCTGGCAACTAAATGATCAAACACCTCAACAAACGAAAAGGCACCATCATGGCTCTTCAGTGTTTACACTCAAAGAAATGGACGAGGCAACATCTTCATTCAGTGACAAGAACTTTCTTGGGAAAGGAGGATTTGGCCGCGTATATAGAGGAACTTTGCGCTCAGGAGAGGTATGTTAATATCTATAATAGAACGGTAAAAATACGATCCAGTTTCCCAGCACATACTGATGTCTGTTTGGAAATTTGTAGGTTGTAGCAATTAAAAAGATGGAGCTGCCTCCCTTTAAAGCAGCTGACGGAGAACGAGAATTTCGGGTAGAAGTAGACATCTTGAGCAGACTTGATCACCCAAATTTGGTTTCTTTGATAGGCTATTGTGCTGATGGCAAGCACCGGTTTTTAGTATATGAATACCTGCAGAAAGGGAACCTGCAAGATCACTTAAATGGTAATTCTCAGCTCAAATATACAGACTTCTAATCTAATCAGTTTTCTAACCATCAGACTAATCTATTGTCTTATAGGAATTAATGAGAAACACAAAATGGGTTGGCCTCAAAGGCTCAGAGTGGCACTTGGAGCAGCAAGGGGCTTAGCATATCTACATTCGAGTTCAACTCCTATTGTTCACAGAGATTTCAAATCCACCAACATTCTTTTAGATGCCAACTTTGAAGCAAAAGTATATAAACTGAAACTTTGCTTGAGGTCGccttttgatttgttttaaatttggaCAAAGGGATATAGCTGAAATGTTGATAACTGTTCTGCAGATATCCGATTTTGGGCTTGCCAAGTTGATGCCAGAGGGAAAGGAAATGTATGTGACTGCTAGAGTACTTGGCACATTCGGCTATTTTGATCCGGAGTATACATCGGTACGTAAAATCAATACCaattatttttgttgttgttgcctTGTTGGTAATGCTTCGCCATCAGATACAGTTGCACTTGAGCTCATAGATTTAAGTAATCCAATTAAACATTATAAGTATGACTAAATCccatttcaaaacaaaaagtaCGACCAAGTTTTACTAACTTTATAATGTAATTTTCCTATATCTTGTGAGAGTCGTGAAGCAACGCATGATAAATTATAAAATGAAATATTTGTATAACATGATAAAATCATCCTAACTCAAACAACACATGATAAAATGAAatatttgtgtaacattttcaTCTCTCTTAAAGAACTTTACACTTATATGACAAGAGGTGCATTTGGCAATAGACAGGAAAACTCACTTTACAGAGTGATGTTTATGCATTTGGAGTGGTTCTTCTTGAACTTCTGACTGGACGTCAAGCCCTGGACCTAAACCAAGGACCAAATGATCAAAATCTTGTACTACAGGTAGGATAAATTTCCCATTCTTGCTTGTACTAGTTAAGCGACACTCGCAATGAGATATGACCATAATTCATATCTCAGGTAAAGCACATATTAAATGATCGGAAGAAGCTGCGTAAGGTCATAGATCCT belongs to Rosa chinensis cultivar Old Blush chromosome 4, RchiOBHm-V2, whole genome shotgun sequence and includes:
- the LOC112197810 gene encoding probable serine/threonine-protein kinase PBL28, which produces MPFGLVSAWNKRRRSKSYDHTDPWTYKPVEFWQLNDQTPQQTKRHHHGSSVFTLKEMDEATSSFSDKNFLGKGGFGRVYRGTLRSGEVVAIKKMELPPFKAADGEREFRVEVDILSRLDHPNLVSLIGYCADGKHRFLVYEYLQKGNLQDHLNGINEKHKMGWPQRLRVALGAARGLAYLHSSSTPIVHRDFKSTNILLDANFEAKISDFGLAKLMPEGKEMYVTARVLGTFGYFDPEYTSTGKLTLQSDVYAFGVVLLELLTGRQALDLNQGPNDQNLVLQVKHILNDRKKLRKVIDPELGRSSYTMESIVMFANLASRCVRPDSSERPSMAECVKELQLIIITNAKGL